One Diabrotica virgifera virgifera chromosome 3, PGI_DIABVI_V3a genomic window carries:
- the LOC126881549 gene encoding DNA repair protein XRCC1: MPSIKIDHVVSFSSEDPVHNASNILSTDTSKKWKCQTSGEKQAIVVLQLEKASQITAIDIGNEHSAYVEVLVSRSGNNDDFKVLLVTSAFMTPLESRQSQNINKVRMFTKDQLSKPECDEKWDRVKIVCTQPFNRHVQFGLSFVSLHSNVSKESESNSQLSIGKFTIRPESPDNLSIGALFAKRKELKQDEKPTAAAAIRDAASSSSLAMYGSPTCKPKLKNKDPDCTAKKKAPQQDADLSKPTNRNRDALFYTSDDEENNDKIDKIMKKKEEEDLKRKEKEENEKNDKKRKNFWGASDDDDKKKKKDSSNDDNKKKKNDASNDDKKKNDLPDESKMKKRDKSPSGTPKRNDKKDKTTVDTLKLTKPKDEKRETKRKTNDNLGESSKPKKAKFTKPFHELLSGVTLVISGIQNPDRGVLRTMALSMGAKYKPDWDSTCTHLICAFSNTPKFNQVKGKGKIVKRSWLETCHSQRKRLPWRRFALDKADLNKDESEDEICELIDLPSTSTTKTAVQKNSRISDDDDCKAEGSDTEERIAKILAKKKQEDKQKKEVKTPTKKRDESPFKKKAETSPKNRADTPPKPKKKDEPAPLQISTDGDSTDEESLNGPINSKNGKTNTGSPKRRQPSNDQIETPSKREMKKTVEDDDDDETDEELLNVPKYNKEKTSNENTRVQTPLAKKTSPILKREVLMDVSDDDKIDEDSVNVPNKYNKEKTSPKLKKEAVMNISDDDKTDEEALNIPTNSKNSLDRIESSKRLNSSQTNAYTVDTDEEVGLVSNFQNERTMDIFHDENFYVDESFDPNTYKKLTKYIIAYHGKCTDDVTGNVDIIITTKENSKMLKKVNKNAKCLDQEWILQTHNKHKWIPLNNYLF, encoded by the exons GTTCATAATGCAAGCAATATTTTGTCAACAGACACATCTAAGAAGTGGAAATGCCAAACATCTGGAGAGAAACAAGCAATTGTTGTTTTACAACTTGAAAAAGCTAGTCAAATAACAGCTATAGATATAGGAAATGAACACTCCGCTTATGTTGAGGTTCTTGTTTCTCGCTCTGGAAACAATGATGATTTCAAG GTCCTTCTGGTCACTTCAGCCTTCATGACTCCTTTGGAGTCCAGACAAAGTCAGAATATCAATAAAGTGAGGATGTTCACCAAAGACCAATTATCCAAACCTGAATGTGATGAAAAATGGGATCGAGTGAAAATTGTATGTACTCAACCTTTTAACAGACATGTTCAATTTGGACTTTCTTTTGTATCATTGCATTCAAACGTAAGTAAGGAGAGTGAATCAAACAGTCAGTTATCTATAGGAAAATTTACCATCAGACCTGAATCACCAGACAACCTATCCATTGGTGCATTGTTTGCCAAAAGAAAAGAACTGAAACAGGATGAAAAACCAACAG CGGCAGCTGCTATACGGGATGCTGCATCATCTTCGTCTTTAGCTATGTATGGTTCTCCAACATGTAAAccgaaattaaaaaataaagatcCAGACTGTACAGCAAAGAAAAAAGCCCCTCAGCAAGACGCAGACTTGTCGAAACCGACAAACAGAAACAGAGACGCACTTTTTTATACAAGTGACGATGaagaaaataatgataaaatagATAAGATTATGAAGAAAAAGGAGGAAGAGGATTTGAAACGTAAAGAAAAAGAGGAGAATGAAAAAAACGATAAGAAACGTAAAAACTTTTGGGGTGCATCAGATGATGatgataaaaagaaaaagaaggatTCATCAAATGatgataataaaaagaaaaagaatgatGCATCAAATGATGATAAAAAGAAGAATGATTTGCCTGATGAAAGTAAGATGAAGAAGAGAGATAAATCGCCAAGTGGTACTCcaaaaagaaatgacaaaaaagaTAAAACTACAGTAGACACTCTAAAACTTACAAAACCCAAAGATGAGAAAAGAGAAACTAAAAGAAAAACTAATGATAACTTAGGGGAATCTTCCAAACCGAAAAAAGCTAAATTCACTAAACCCTTTCATGAATTATTATCAGGAGTCACATTGGTTATTAGTGGAATTCAGAATCCAGATCGTGGTGTTCTTAGAACTATGGCACTTTCTATGGGGGCTAAGTACAAGCCTGATTGGGATTCAACTTGTACACACTTGAT ATGTGCCTTTTCTAACACTCCAAAGTTTAACCAAGTTAAAGGTAAAGGAAAAATTGTCAAAAGATCATGGTTGGAAACATGTCATTCGCAAAGAAAAAGATTACCTTGGAGGCGGTTCGCTTTGGATAAAGCTGATCTCAATAAGGACGAAAGTGAAGATGAAATTTGTGAATTGATAGATCTTCCATCAACCTCAACTACCAAAACTGCCGTACAGAAAAATTCTAGGATATCAGATGATGATGATTG caaaGCCGAAGGATCAGATACTGAAGAGAGAATAGCGAAAATTCTAGCAAAGAAAAAGCAAGAagataaacaaaagaaagaagTTAAAACTCCAACCAAGAAGAGAGATGAAAGTCCGTTTAAAAAGAAAGCAGAAACTTCGCCGAAAAATAGGGCAGACACTCCTCCCAAACCTAAAAAGAAGGACGAACCTGCACCATTACAAATTTCTACAGACGGTGACTCAACAGATGAAGAATCTTTAAATGGTCCAATAAATTCCAAAAACGGAAAAACTAACACAGGAAGCCCAAAAAGAAGACAACCAAGCAACGATCAGATAGAAACACCATCAAAAAGAGAAATGAAGAAAACTGTTGAGGATGATGATGACGACGAAACGGATGAAGAATTACTAAACGTTccaaaatataacaaagaaaaaacTTCAAACGAGAATACGAGAGTACAAACACCGCTTGCAAAAAAAACTTCACCTATACTAAAAAGAGAAGTACTTATGGACGTTTCTGATGACGATAAGATTGACGAAGATTCAGTAAACGTTCCAAACAAATATAACAAGGAAAAAACTTCACCTAAACTAAAAAAAGAAGCAGTTATGAACATTTCAGACGACGATAAAACTGACGAAGAAGCATTAAACATTCCTACTaactctaaaaatagtttggatCGTATAGAAAGCTCAAAACGATTAAATAGTTCTCAGACAAATGCATATACGGTAGATACAGACGAGGAGGTCGGATTAGTGAGTAATTTTCAAAATGAAAGAACGATGGACATTTTCCATGATGAAAACTTTTATGTGGATGAAAGTTTTGACCCAAATACGTACAAAAAATTGACTAAATATATTATAGCCTACCATGG GAAATGTACCGATGATGTAACAGGTAACGTTGACATAATAATAACAACTAAAGAAAATAGTAAGAtgttaaaaaaagtcaacaaaaaCGCCAAATGTTTAGATCAGGAATGGATTTTACAAACACACAATAAACATAAATGGATACcactaaataattatttattttaa